The Luteibacter flocculans genomic interval GCTGCGGCACTGTGCATGTTCGCCTGGCACTGGCGCATGCGCGACCGCTCTCTGGACGAATGGCTGGCAACGCTCGGGACCGGATCGCGCGCCGTCGTTGCTGCAGCATGCATGATCGGCATTTTCCTGGCGTCGGGGGGCGATGAGCGTGCGTTCATCTACTTCCAATTCTGATATTCACCTGGTCCAGCGATACATACCCGGCGGCCGCTGGGTGATCCCCCTGGTGCTGGCAGGGTGCCTGAGCCTGCTCGCGATCGCCGCCGAAGAATGGGCGCTCGCGAGGCGCGGATTCGAGCCAACGATCGTCGACTCGGCGCCCATCTGGGCGCGTGAGCGCGAGCGGGCCAGCAGCCTTGGAGATCGCGCGCTTATCCTGATCGGCGCATCGCGGATGCAACTGGATGTCGATCTCGACACCATGCGCCGGATGACGGGACACGAGCCCGTTCAACTGGCGATCGACGGCAGCTCGTTCGTACCCGTGTTGCAAGATCTCGCGAACGATGAACGGGTGACGGGAACGATCCTCGTCGATTACCAGGATCATGTAGTCGACGATTTGAACAGGGAAGACGGCGCTGTCGCCTATCTTGCCGAATGGCGACGCGTGAACCATCGCCGCGCCATACCCGATTTTGCTACGGTCGAGGCCTGGCTGGACGACTTGCTGCATCGACATCTACGGAGTTTCGCCGACGGGTCCGGGCCATTTAAGTCACTGGCTTTACGGGTCTTCGACTCTACAGCCACGCCCCAGTATCTTGTGACGCTTCCCGATCGCGAGCGCCGCGCGGACTATGGCAAGGTAGCCATGCCTCAGTTTTACTACGCCAGAGTGCTCCGCAATGCGGGGATCACGGAGGTGCCATCTGCGCAGGGGTGGGCGGCTTTCGATGCGGAAGTTGCCGGGCGCATCCGGACACTGCGAATGGCGAATCTTTCGCATTTCGAGCAAAACGCACGGGCGATCGAGCAAATGGTCCGGAAGATCGAGCAGCGGGGAGGTCAGGTGGTCTTTATCATGTTTCCCCGCAGTGGCCTGGTCCGAGAGGCGGACGAGCGGATGTTCCCTCGCCAAAGGTATTGGAACCGATTCATGCAGATCGTCAAGGCTCCTGGGCTCCACTACGAAGACGTCCCTGTATTGGCAGCTTTCGTCTGTCCTGACGGTGCCCATCTGGACATGCGCGACCAGCAGGCCTTCACTCGCGATCTGATGCAGAACTTGTTCAAGGTGAACGATCCTTCTGTATCTGCCACGACATTCCCTTCGACCGACACACCCGACAAAGAACGCCAGGAGCGACTCCGTTGACACGTCTGACTGTGGTTATTCCTGCGAAGAACGAGGCGGCGGCACTCGTTGAGCTTCTGCCACGCGTGCGCTCGGTACTGCCGGACGCGGAGATCATCGTCGTCGATGATGGATCCTCCGACGACACGAAGGGCGTTTGCGCGAACGCGGGTGTCATTTGCCTGTCTTCTCCCTATTCGATGGGTAATGGTGCTGCCATCAAGCGTGGGGCGCGCGCAGCCTCCGGCGAGATCCTTGCGTTCATGGATGGCGACGGTCAGCACGATCCCGCTGACGTATTGCGCCTGCTCGCGCGGCTGGACCAGGGTTTCGACATGGTGGTGGGAGCGAGGGATTGGGGCAGTCAGGCGGGCGTCGGTCGCGGGTTGGCCAACACGCTGTACAACTGGCTCGCTACCCGCATGACCGGTCACGTCGTGGAGGATCTGACGTCCGGCTTCCGCGTTGTGCGTGCGGCGCGTTTTCGGGAATTCCTGCACCTTCTTCCCAACGGCTTTTCGTACCCTACGACCAGCACCATGGCATTCTTTCGCAGCGCCTACGGCGTGGCCTATGAACCGATCAAAGCGGCGCAACGCATCGGCAAGAGCCACATTCGTCCGTTGAAAGATGGCGTGCGCTTCCTGCTCATCATCTTCAAGATTGCGACGCTGTACTCGCCGCTAAAGCTATTTGCTCCGGTGAGCTTTGCGTTCTTTGCTCTGGGCTGCCTCAATTATCTTTACACCTATCTTTCCTACGGACGCCTTACCAATGGAAGCACCTTGATGTGGAGTGCCGCAGTCATCGTGTTCCTCATCGGTCTGGTATCTGAGCAGATCACCGCGCTGACCTATCGCCGTGACGGATGAGCAGGCTCGAAAGCCCCGCCTCGTCGTGCTGGCGTCGACGTATCCGAGGTGGAAGGACGATCACGAACCTTCGTTCGTGCATGAACTCGCGCGCCGCCTGACGGAGTGGTTTGATGTCTTCGTCGTGTGCCCTCACGCTGTCGGGGCGGTGCGTAGCGAGATGATGGACGGCGTGCAGGTCGAACGGTATCGCTACGCGCCGGACTCCTTGGAAACGCTGGTCAATGACGGGGGTATCACGACGAACCTTCGGCGGTCTTCGTGGAAATGGCTACTCGTGCCCACGTTTATCCTGAGCCATTGGATCGTCGCACGGCGTCTCGTGACGTCCGGTGCGGTGGTGCATGCCCATTGGATACTGACGCCAGGCCTTGTTGCTCGCTGTCTGAACGCACCCTACGTGATCACTTCGCACGGCGCCGATCTCTTTGCCCTGCGAGGACGCCTACCGACCGCCATAAAGCGTTGGGTTCTCAGGCGCAGTGCCGGTATGACGGTAGTCAGTCGGGCGATGTTGCCGTTGGCGCAAGCATTGCGCGATGGAAGCCCGGCCTTAGTGGCGCCCATGGGCGTGGATCTTCAGCATGTCTTCACGCCAGACGAGCAGGTGGCTAGGGAGGCGTTCCGGCTGCTGTTCGTTGGTCGCTTGGTCGAAAAGAAAGGGTTGGATGTTCTGCTTCGTGCCCTGCCCATTGTCCTGAGTGTTCGCCCTGAAGTAAGGCTGACAGTGGTCGGGTTCGGGCCTCTCGAAGGAGAACTGAGATCTCAATGCACTCATCTGGGGCTGGACGGTGTCGTAACGTTCGCAGGTGCCAAGCCATCGTCCGCTTTGGTGAATGAATACCGTTCGGCCGCTGCGTTTGTGGCGCCGTTCCGTACGGCCCATTCGGGCGACCAGGAGGGCCTTGGACTGGTTCTCGTGGAAGCGCTCGGTTGCGGCTGTCCAGTCGTCGCTTCGGATCTTCCGGCGGTACGTGACGTGCTGACAGACATGCCAGGAGTAGTCCGCGTGCCGGAAGCAGACGCTCCTGCATTGGCGTCGGGGATTCTGCAGATACTCACCAGCAACGCTCCCGCCGAGGTGCGCCTGGGGCGATCACGCCTCGTGGAGCAATTCGACTGGGACGCGGTCGCCAGGCGTTATGCCGATATCCTGCTTGCCGCACACAGAGACGCGGCCGATGGAAGGGGCTAGCGATGTCGACGGAGCGTCCCGCGAAGGTAGCTCACCGCCACCATGATTCGCACGATACCCGCCCGTAACTTGAACGGAACGAGTCGCCATTGAAGCCACGCGTCGTGCTGCGTCCATGGCTGAAATACGGGCCATAGGAGTTTCGCCAGTACACCACGCCAGGGATGGCGTTGGCCGTCTATCGCCTCGTAACCAAGCGTGCGATATTCGAATGGATAACGCGAGGCGAATATCTGGGACGTCGTTGCCCCGGCTTCGCCCATTTTTCGGCAGACCTGTGCGAGATCGAGCGTGTCACGATGGATGACGCGGGCTCCGGGCGCTATGGTGAAGCGCGCGCCGGCTCTAGCCAGGCGTATGGCGAGATCCCTGTCCTCAAAACCATAGCCCTTGAATGCTTCGTCGAACCCACCGACCGAGTTGAATAGCCTTGCATCGATCATGACGTTCTGGGTCGTGAAATGCGCGACGAACGTACGGCGCGCCAGTCGGTCGCGGCGAACCCGTGCGGCCTGCTGATACGCGTGCCAGAACCCGTCGTCCTGGCCTTCGACGACTCCCATGGAAACGTCGGCTTCCCGGATGGATAGGAGGTGAGCAGCGAGGAAGCGGTCGTCGCTCGGTTCGCAGTCGGCATCGACGAAAAGTAGTAGATCGGCACTGATATTCGTCGCGCCCGCATTGCGAGCGGCCGATCTCCCTAGGTTTTCGGGAAGCCCGATGATTTCGATGCGTCCACCGAATTGTTCAGAAAGGCGCTCGGCCGTGCCGTCGCCGGAGCCATCGTCCACAACATGCACACGGACCGAGAACGGTGACGGGACCGAGCACCGCAGAATCGCCGCCACGGTCTGTCTAGCCCGGTCATAGTCGCGGAAAACCGGGATAATGACGACCACGTGTTTGGGCGCCATGTTCAGAAGGGAATATCCAACGCTCGGGCGATCGGGTATCGCCACATCTTGTCGGCCCAGACGGCCCACGCGCGTATCGGCCCGAAGCGCGGGCAGGTCGCCAGCGCGCGCCGCTGCTCGCGCAGCCTGCGTATCACCTGGGCACGGCTTATGCCCGCGATCTCCACATTCACCGTGATGCGCTCCACATGCAGGGCATTTGTGGACTCAGGGAGGCGCAGTAGAAAATCGAGATCACCAGTGATTTTGTAACTGGCTTCGAAATGGCCGTACCGCTCGAACAAACTGCGGGCGTGCCAAAGTCCGGGATGACACATCGGCATTCGTCTGCCGATCTTGGCAAAATTCCAGGCACCTCCGCCTTCGCCGACGGCGTCTCCGTTAGCGTTCACCCAACGGCAACGGGACGATACGAGATCAAAGGACTTGCCTGCGGTCGCATCCGCCAGCGCCGAAACAGCGTCGGCGTCCGAGAACGCGTCATCGGCACCGAGAAAACACACGTATTGACCGCTAGCGCGGGCGAGAGCCTTGTTCCATGCGTCATAGATACCGTCGTCGGGCTCTGACGCGCCATACGCGATGTGTGGAGCAAAGCGTTCGACGATCGCCATCGTGCCATCGGAGGACATTCCATCGATGACGATCAGTTCCCAGTCACGGCAGGATTGGCTCACGACCGAGGCGAGGCAGCGCTCTATCGTTCGCGCAGCGTTATACGTGGCGACGATGATGCTGAGGACGGGGCGCGAAGCTGGCGATTGATCTGGCATGGCGGCATTATGGCGGCGTCCTGCTGCCTGAGGAAGGCGTGGCAGGTAAGGGGTGTATGTTCGTCGAAGGCTCTGGGGGGTGTACCCCCTCGAAGGGTAGTCCATTGATACCACGGGTTATTTTCGATCACGGGATTTTCGTGACCCAGCGGTTCGGCGGTGTGTCGCGGTATTTCTCGGAGCTGGCGCGCGGCATAGCGCGTGCGGGCGTGGCGGTCGAAATCCACAGCCCGATCTACGTTACGGATGCCGTGAGAGGGCTCGCAGGAGACGGCGTCGCGGTCAAGGGTCGGCATGTCCCCGTGTTCCCGGGTGTCACGTGGCTCGGTCATGGTCTGGCGAAGTTCGGCACGCGACGCGAGAAGGGTGCCGTAGTCCACGAGACCTGGTACCTGGAGCGACATCGTCGCGCACTCGGCGGGGCACCCCGTGCCTTGACCGTGCATGACATGATCTGCGAGCGATTTCCCCGAGACGTAAGAGGCGCCGATGTCCAGGCGCGTCGAAAACGGCAGGCTGTAGAACGTGCCGATCTGATTTTCTGCGTTTCCGAAACGACGCGCGCCGATGCGGCGGACCTCTGGAGCATCGCGGCTGATCGCATGATCGTAACGCCCTTGGCCGCTTCGCTCCCGGTGTATCCGCGATCGAGACCCTCCAAGCCCTTTATTCTGTATGTCGGCCACCGGGCCGGCTACAAGAACTTCGAGCTGCTGCTCCAGGCCTATCAGAGGAGCGCGCGCCTTCGCTCGGACTTCGCATTGGTCTGTTTTGGCGGGCCGCGCTTCGATGACGGGGAGAAGCAGGCTGCGCTCCGCGCGGGTGACGTTCAGCATGTCGCCGGTAGCGATGCCGTTCTGGCGAATCTTTACGCGCGCGCCGATGTACTGGTATGCACGTCCCTGTATGAAGGCTTTGGTCTGCCGCTGCTGGAAGCGATGGCGGCAGGGTGTCCGGTCGTCGCCGTCCGAGGCGGTTCGACCCCGGAGGTGGGCGGACCAGCGGCTCGCTATGTCGGGGGTGCCGACTCGGCCGAACTGGCGTACGCACTCGAGACGCTTCTCTATGACGAATCGGCTTTGATGGACCTCAGCGAGCGTGGACGTGCCCGAAGTCGTTCCTTCTCCTGGGATCGAACGGCAGCTCTCACGGTACATGGCTACATGGAACTTTGGTCATGAGCGCATCGTGGGAAATGTGCTTCCTGCGCTATGGAGTTCCCACACGCTGAGTTTCGTCGATGGATTCCACGTCGACATGATCGCGAGCGATACGGTCGCCTGGCTGCGCTGTTGAGCAGCCAATTCGCGAATCCTCGCATCGATTACCACCACTTCCCGGTCGCGCCATCCGAGGACAAGCTTTCGGGTCTCATCGCGCATCTGCGGGGGAAGAGTTGGCCCGGTGCAGAAATGCCGGTAGCCGGATGATGGTGGGAATGAGGCTGGTCAATGTATAGGCAACGAACGTGCACCAGGGCACAAGCGACGCGTCCCATAAGATAAGTGCGGCAAGTTTCAGTCCGATAGACAATATGGCGAGCAGAACGGCTACGGCCACCTGGAACCTGAGAATGCCGGCTGCGTTGAGAAACGTAGCCAACGCCTGCCCGACGGCTTCGATTGACGACCACGCGACGAATCCGCCGAGTAGTACCCACGACACGGAAAGTGGCTTGTGCAGCCAAATATGGGTTATTGCCGCGAACGCCAGCGAAAAAAACAAGGCGGCCGCCACGGCAAAACCGCCTGCACCGATCACGGACCTGGCGAGCGTTCTGCGTACCCAGCCGAAATCGTAAGCCGCCAGGGCAGTCCGATAGATTGGCCACAGCGGCACCCAAAGCAGCGACAGCGTAAGGGGGATCACCGAAAACAATCGCTGCACGACAGCGTATTCGCCTGCCTCCACGGGACCACGTATGGCTGTGATCAAGGGAAGGTCGATCGTGAACGCCACGG includes:
- a CDS encoding glycosyltransferase family 2 protein codes for the protein MTRLTVVIPAKNEAAALVELLPRVRSVLPDAEIIVVDDGSSDDTKGVCANAGVICLSSPYSMGNGAAIKRGARAASGEILAFMDGDGQHDPADVLRLLARLDQGFDMVVGARDWGSQAGVGRGLANTLYNWLATRMTGHVVEDLTSGFRVVRAARFREFLHLLPNGFSYPTTSTMAFFRSAYGVAYEPIKAAQRIGKSHIRPLKDGVRFLLIIFKIATLYSPLKLFAPVSFAFFALGCLNYLYTYLSYGRLTNGSTLMWSAAVIVFLIGLVSEQITALTYRRDG
- a CDS encoding glycosyltransferase, producing the protein MHELARRLTEWFDVFVVCPHAVGAVRSEMMDGVQVERYRYAPDSLETLVNDGGITTNLRRSSWKWLLVPTFILSHWIVARRLVTSGAVVHAHWILTPGLVARCLNAPYVITSHGADLFALRGRLPTAIKRWVLRRSAGMTVVSRAMLPLAQALRDGSPALVAPMGVDLQHVFTPDEQVAREAFRLLFVGRLVEKKGLDVLLRALPIVLSVRPEVRLTVVGFGPLEGELRSQCTHLGLDGVVTFAGAKPSSALVNEYRSAAAFVAPFRTAHSGDQEGLGLVLVEALGCGCPVVASDLPAVRDVLTDMPGVVRVPEADAPALASGILQILTSNAPAEVRLGRSRLVEQFDWDAVARRYADILLAAHRDAADGRG
- a CDS encoding glycosyltransferase family 2 protein; protein product: MGRLGRQDVAIPDRPSVGYSLLNMAPKHVVVIIPVFRDYDRARQTVAAILRCSVPSPFSVRVHVVDDGSGDGTAERLSEQFGGRIEIIGLPENLGRSAARNAGATNISADLLLFVDADCEPSDDRFLAAHLLSIREADVSMGVVEGQDDGFWHAYQQAARVRRDRLARRTFVAHFTTQNVMIDARLFNSVGGFDEAFKGYGFEDRDLAIRLARAGARFTIAPGARVIHRDTLDLAQVCRKMGEAGATTSQIFASRYPFEYRTLGYEAIDGQRHPWRGVLAKLLWPVFQPWTQHDAWLQWRLVPFKLRAGIVRIMVAVSYLRGTLRRHR
- a CDS encoding glycosyltransferase family 2 protein — translated: MPDQSPASRPVLSIIVATYNAARTIERCLASVVSQSCRDWELIVIDGMSSDGTMAIVERFAPHIAYGASEPDDGIYDAWNKALARASGQYVCFLGADDAFSDADAVSALADATAGKSFDLVSSRCRWVNANGDAVGEGGGAWNFAKIGRRMPMCHPGLWHARSLFERYGHFEASYKITGDLDFLLRLPESTNALHVERITVNVEIAGISRAQVIRRLREQRRALATCPRFGPIRAWAVWADKMWRYPIARALDIPF
- a CDS encoding glycosyltransferase family 4 protein encodes the protein MFVEGSGGCTPSKGSPLIPRVIFDHGIFVTQRFGGVSRYFSELARGIARAGVAVEIHSPIYVTDAVRGLAGDGVAVKGRHVPVFPGVTWLGHGLAKFGTRREKGAVVHETWYLERHRRALGGAPRALTVHDMICERFPRDVRGADVQARRKRQAVERADLIFCVSETTRADAADLWSIAADRMIVTPLAASLPVYPRSRPSKPFILYVGHRAGYKNFELLLQAYQRSARLRSDFALVCFGGPRFDDGEKQAALRAGDVQHVAGSDAVLANLYARADVLVCTSLYEGFGLPLLEAMAAGCPVVAVRGGSTPEVGGPAARYVGGADSAELAYALETLLYDESALMDLSERGRARSRSFSWDRTAALTVHGYMELWS